A window of Cydia pomonella isolate Wapato2018A chromosome 25, ilCydPomo1, whole genome shotgun sequence genomic DNA:
tgccatcttgtggcctgaatcggaaccataaacatgtacatttacacggcacgtgttttcttgtgcatagtaggttctgccatcttgtgggctacatcggaacaataaacatcacatttacgcctcgcgccaaaaatctgacggctcctgtgctgcctcctacagttcatgcacgctccctatagataaatacatacttatactatacacagaaaacatacatgactcaggaacaagtttgtgtttgtttgtttgttcatcacacaaataaatgcctttagaGTCgtaccaagataagttagcagtgATTTTCCCAGCCAATGCAAGTGTTATAAACGTCaatcatctatgaaattatactcttcttcctcgcgtcgGCATTTTTCCagagctcatgggagcctggggtccgcttagcaactaatcccgagaattcgcgtaggcactagtttatacgaaagcgactgccatctgaccttccaagccagagggtaaactaggccttgttgggattattccggtttcctcgcgatgttttccatCACCGAAAACCGACTAGTAAATGTCAAATGAGTCTCGACTATCAAATTCAAAGGCTACTAACTTGTAGGTGTCCACGATGGCGCTGGTGGTGTCCGCCTCCCGCATCTGCTGCAACAACTGCTTCACATTCTGCAGCGCGCCGTCGGTGTGCTCGATGCGTTGTTGCAGTTTGTACTAACTTGTAGGTGTCCACGATGGCGCTGGTGGTGTCCACCTCCCGCATCTGCTGCAACAGCTGCTTCACATTCTGCAGCGCGCCGTCGGTGTGCTCGATGCGTTGTTGCAGTTTGTACTAACTTGTAGGTGTCCACGATGGCGCTGGTGGTGTCCACCTCCCGCATCTGCTGCAACAGCTGCTTCACATTCTGCAGCGCGCCGTCGGTGTGCTCGATGCGTTGTTGCAGTTTGTACTAACTTGTAGGTGTCCACGATGGCGCTGGTGGTGTCCACCTCCCGCATCTGCTGCAACAGCTGCTTCACATTCTGCAGCGCGCCGTCGGTGTGCTCGATGCGTTGTTGCAGTTTGTACTAACTTGTAGGTGTCCACGATGGCGCTGGTGGTGTCCACCTCCCGCATCTGCTGCAACAGCTGCTTCACATTCTGCAGCGCGCCGTCGGTGTGCTCGATGCGTTGTTGCAGTTTGTACTAACTTGTAGGTGTCCACGATGGCGCTGGTGGTGTCCACCTCCCGCATCTGCTGCAACAGCTGCTTCACATTCTGCAGCGCGCCGTCGGTGTGCTCGATGCGTTGTTGCAGTTTGTACTAACTTGTAGGTGTCCACGATGGCGCTGGTGGTGTCCACCTCCCGCATCTGCTGCAACAGCTGCTTCACATTCTGCAGCGCGCCGTCGGTGTGCTCGATGCGTTGTTGCAGTTTGTACTAACTTGTAGGTGTCCACGATGGCGCTGGTGGTGTCCACCTCCCGCATCTGCTGCAACAGCTGCTTCACATTCTGCAGCGCGCCGTCGGTGTGCTCGATGCGTTGTTGCAGTTTGTACTAACTTGTAGGTGTCCACGATGGCGCTGGTGGTGTCCACCTCCCGCATCTGCTGCAACAGCTGCTTCACATTCTGCAGCGCGCCGTCGGTGTGCTCGATGCGTTGTTGCAGTTTGTACTAACTTGTAGGTGTCCACGATGGCGCTGGTGGTGTCCACCTCCCGCATCTGCTGCAACAGCTGCTTCACATTCTGCAGCGCGCCGTCGGTGTGCTCGATGCGTTGTTGCAGTTTGTACTAACTTGTAGGTGTCCACGATGGCGCTGGTGGTGTCCACCTCCCGCATCTGCTGCAACAGCTGCTTCACATTCTGCAGCGCGCCGTCGGTGTGCTCGATGCGTTGTTGCAGTTTGTACTAACTTGTAGGTGTCCACGATGGCGCTGGTGGTGTCCACCTCCCGCATCTGCTGCAACAGCTGCTTCACATTCTGCAGCGCGCCGTCGGTGTGCTCGATGCGTTGTTGCAGTTTGTACTAACTTGTAGGTGTCCACGATGGCGCTGGTGGTGTCCACCTCCCGCATCTGCTGCAACAGCTGCTTCACATTCTGCAGCGCGCCGTCGGTGTGCTCGATGCGTTGTTGCAGTTTGTACTAACTTGTAGGTGTCCACGATGGCGCTGGTGGTGTCCACCTCCCGCATCTGCTGCAACAGCTGCTTCACATTCTGCAGCGCGCCGTCGGTGTGCTCGATGCGTTGTTGCAGTTTGTACTAACTTGTAGGTGTCCACGATGGAGCTGGTGGTGTCCACCTCCCGCATCTGCTGCAACAGCTGCTTCACATTCTGCAGCGCGCCGTCGGTGTGCTCGATGCGTTGTTGCAGTTTGTACTAACTTGTAGGTGTCCACGATGGCGCTGGTGGTGTCCACCTCCCGCATCTGCTGCAACAGCTGCTTCACATTCTGCAGCGCGCCGTCGGTGTGCTCGATGCGTTGTTGCAGTTTGTACTAACTTGTAGGTGTCCACGATGGAGCTGGTGGTGTCCACCTCCCGCATCTGCTGCAACAACTGCTTCACATTCTGCAGCGCGCCGTCGGTGTGCTCGATGCGTTGTTGCAGTTTGTACTAACTTGTAGGTGTCCACGATGGCGCTGGTGGTGTCCACCTCCCGCATCTGCTGCAACAGCTGCTTCACATTCTGCAGCGCGCCGTCGGTGTGCTCGATGCGTTGTTGCAGTTTGTACTAACTTGTAGGTGTCCACGATGGCGCTGGTGGTGTCCACCTCCCGCATCTGCTGCAACAGCTGCTTCACATTCTGCAGCGCGCCGTCGGTGTGCTCGATGCGTTGTTGCAGTTTGTGCTTGCGGCGGAGGTGGTTTTTAGCCTGTTAAACAAAAAATTCCTTTAACAGAATTAAGATTAACATTTATATTAGATTAATATGATAAATCCAcacacacatatttttattgtgaaaGACAatatgaaatagaggtggattgtcaaagtaaaatttgtagccacagttaaatatcaaaaagcggCGCCATCTACTCGAGCTTAGGCTGAAGGTTACGGCGCCATCGTTCAAAAAAGATGCTGCCATACCTTCACCTTTgctcggtaagatggcgccactcttgatattaaataaatttaacacatatcagtgaaagaataaggatcaaagtcaaatgccgttctagttttaatcatgtagcaatggcagtaaatttactgtggctacaaagtctttgacaatccacttctTTTTCAAATACGCTTTGATAGTAGCCACGAAAGGCCATAAATCCTCGAGCACAATGTCTTTTTACTTCTGTTTCTTTATCTCACTtggcaatccacctctatttcaaattatctttggtgtTGTACACACACATTTAAAGTTCTCTATCGTCGCCATTACACATGATTTAAAAGGAGCTCGACTCAGCATGCCGGCCTCGACCTCCAGCCGCGCCTCGGCCGCTACCAAGCGCACCAGAGCCTTGTCGGTCTCTGGTACTGGCATGGCTTTCCAACTGCTATCTTGTTGCTCGGTGATATGGCTCAATTTTGATTGGAAGTAACATAATCTACAAGACTTACGGAGAATCTGTTGCCCACATCAACTACAAAGCTGCCCTGAGGCCTATTTCTCGaaaggtattagactaatattactagtccacgaactgtcaagtcgtatggttTACCATCgaaacacactaataatataagagttattagactaataccgttcgagactTGGGCCTTCTTGGGACTTCTCTATCGTCGCCATTACACATGATTTAAAAGGAGCTCGACTCAGCATGCCGGCCTCGGCTGCTATCAAGCGCACCAGGGCCTCGTCCGCCTGTTACTGGCGTCGGTTTTTCAACTGATATCATGTTGCTCGGTGATATACTTCAATTTTGATTGGAAGTATCAATCAATCATCatttattgcaccatggtaaaaATCAAGAGTTGTTACAGCATATACAAGTATCTCATGGACCCTAAAAGGGTATAACAAACCTTTCCTTAAACTAagatatataaactaattacatatGTCATGCAATAAAGCACATAAGGTAGCATCGTATTCAATGacataactaaataaaactaagtATGTAACTAAATCCACAAGACTTACAGCGAGTCTGTTGCCCAACTGCAAAGCTGCCCTGGCCTCGCcttcggcggcggcggcgtctcGACTCAGCTTGCCGGCCTCGGCCTCCAGCCGCGCCTCGGCCGCCACCAAGCGCACCAGGGCCTCGTCCGTCTCCGTTACTGGCGTCGCTTTCTTGTTCGGCTCAGCtgcaaaaaatattcataaacgtcATAAATTCTGCTTATTTTGCGTGGTGGTTTGTCAgcactactcttgccaacccaactctaccaagaagcctagcagacccttgatgttgccgaggacttctgggagagacctcGGTCAGACCGGTCGAAAAAACGAAACGGaagaaaaaaaacgaagtatagtacCAGAAATCTAAGGCAACCAGGTAATTGATCAGCGATAAGCTTAACCAAGACTCACGGGATATATTTACATGGCGACCAACGTTCAGTCCACATCCGTCTCTTGCACGGTGCGGACGCTTTGTCCTCTCTCTAACCCTTTTCCAGACCGCAATcaacaaggttttcccaaaaaatccaaatatattccaattaattcaGCTTTgacgattcatttgaagacaagttacatttcccgaaagtgcaatctaatttggaCCTTACATCGGAATTATAAACTTGAAATTACATTGGCGCGTAAAGTGTATTCATCCTTACTTGTCCTATCACGTAAACAAACACTTCTCGAAGACATTATAACACTTTTTTCTGGAATTACACGTTAATCACTAAAAATTCTATTTCTAATAAGATTTCCATCAATAATCGCAGTAACGAACCATTCAGCTGACATTACGGTGTCTAGATTGTCTATTATGAATCGTATTACAGGAACGTCacatttgtttatattattatgaatacACTTTATGTGGTCGagaaatcgtactatgcctggaaaagggttaaattgGTGCTTATCAACAATTACTCAGCTtcagcagtggcggatcgttcaaagaactcgattcccaccggcttgtctaatttcagcccgttgagtactttcacgatcggtttatagacaaaaaattagctccgggttgcctacgaatatttgtgacgcgccgccactgtcAGCTTGTCATGTCTAAGCACACATGGTGTAAATATACTACTTCTCCGCGACACAATAATAATTAACGagacaacaaaaaacaaaacgtgCTGCAATTCTTATCTCTGCTTATCTGGTTAATGAAAATAGTTATTGAATAATCCGGGTTATTCCCAGTTGTTACCACAAACATTTTGTTAAGAGTTCAATCTTAcgtatctaattttttttataataatataagtgtTTTCAATTTCAATCTTAATAATGTACAGTAGCAAAAATGGTTTTggtgtttctttttatttctgttttttttttttctgttctgTTGGCGCATGTGCCGCCACTATCATAGTTTTTAAGTCAGGTCCCCACTTAAAACCAGCGACATggattgccgcggcattatgcCATCCTATTTTAGTGTCCAATGTTTTTTTCTCTGTATGTTCTCCTTTTTCCAAATGTatgtgttgtggcgttaaataaatgtattttctttctttctttctttgaatactaaatatctgggagaccgagctttgctcggaaaacatataaaaactcaataaTGCGCGTTTCACATGTTTTCTCTTTCTGTTTTATACGTTTTGTCTCCCAGATATTTAGTATTGAACTCCAACTagggctagatcgatttttcgctcctgaaaacccccatatagcaaatttcatcgaaaaactaaaaaagttaAGGAGAAATTAATAATACTCTAagtcaggggttcccaaagtgtgcgccgcggcgccctggtgcgacgtagaaagtaaagaggggcgccgtgagttctatcattatccgaaaccacaaatattcgcgggtacctatttgagcgctcgcatcggtaaataatatagcgtcgtatcactctttttcgaccgtgattttaaatttacaagggcgccgttgcaaaatactaaacttataactgcgccgcatgttgaaaaagattgggaacccctgctctAAGTACTAActattataatgtttttattagtataaagTCGAACAAAATTTTGATAATATCTAGTGGTAAAAAAAATCGGGTtgccgggagtgccggcagaagtgaaaacttgaatattaacgttgtgcatttttgatattttgaagaaattgagtagcagtacGTAGGTatctacgtaaataaatttgagtgtggaaaatattttgaaatgcgaattttagtgttaatatataacatatacagagtaattcatgagacgtgagcaggactacagcctacacaatcagtaaatgttaatgaatcgttcactatcatattaagtaaaacaatcacgcttcttttttgttatttaactttttggtaaggaaaaatatgAGTATCTACGATCACGGACACCCAagaacacaaagatacaatacaacacaattaacaaagattaaacctctttaaccgttataacagcactttgattatgaagaaaataaaatgtcacacttgaatgagatacgatttttcaaatgtaaccaggcttcgatgacattcaatttgcacgtcaccatgatgtcacgtgtccgtcttacgaattttcaatctgtcggaCACGTGATCCCTCataaaaagtgcacagcgccgctaaagaagttttcacttcaaaaaatgcCAACTGTACCCAGTGGTTACAGCTGAAAATGTTTTTTCCCAGTTGTTACCACTAAAACGACTTGGTGGTATCAGCAGGGAATAACCCAAAAATGCGCACGCCGCCGCCGGCATGTAAGCATATCTAGTCATTCAGgtgcaaatatttatatatgtagttcgtgtcatccacgatgacgcgcagatttgtcatatctaacctttaataacatgacattacggcagtgttgtcacatacaattttgccgaagtggtagaacagggtgcaaaaataggtagaaatgggtggtttTAAAATGGAAAACAGGTAGATGTAACACTCAAtagcaagtacatttttatgatttaaaatgtgtaataaaaattttcaaattatttattagtcattaatattgtgatgttagtactcctgtttattaaagaaatcgaaacaaaaatgaggatctccattgtttgtaggtaatgaatctgcttgtataatctgtttctttggcaagttttcatgacatcgaatctaaattcggtagaaattaagtacctaatgttccgtcacatgtattgagaattacttacaattgtaccattttgaaaaataagtagatttcaggccgagggaggtagataggtagaacacaggcaaaataggtagatctacccaaaagttggtagatgtgacaacactgcatTACGGGTAAAggcaggcgtcttcgtgaatgacaagACCTATACCCACCGACCTTCTTTTGTCACTGTCATTTGCAAACTTAAAGGTCCAAGGCACTTGGCTAGCTTGTCCTGAGAAATGAGGCAAAAGTCGGTTGAGGGTTTTCGGTTTCGATTTTCATAGTTTGTACGCAATATCGCGTCCATGGGACTTAAAGGTAACTTTTCAGTCGTGTCCGCGGGACTcgaaaggaccatgggcaactttgtatggagcctgggcCAAAAACCAAAAGAAATTAGTTAGGTCATTAGATTGGTATTTATTTGGCGGCACCAGAGCAACATCTCGAAGGTGTCTCTTCCCTGGTGCTAGTGGTGCTAGCTTGCAGCAGCAGCTTGCAGCTTGCAGCTCTTCATGTGGTTCCTATGGTATTACTCACCCAGCTTGATGACTTCATCTTTCTTGACAGCGGCACCCTGGGACACTAGGTACCCGAGCAGCATCTCAAAAGTGTCTCTTCCCTGCTGCCAGTTGCAGATTTTCATCAGCTCATCTACGGTTCCTATCCGCTCTGCATCATTGGGAAAGTTCTCTAAAAGTTCTGTTGCTTGCTCCtgagtaaaaatataaataatactagtATGTTTAAGTGTTTAAAGCATAATCACAGGGGGTTGTTCATGCAACCATTGTTGGTTGCCTGGGAACCTCATACTTTAGTGACCATAGCAATGTATTGAGCCATGAGGTTGCATGTTGTCGTTATGCTGCTCTATCCTTATATCCTGattttgtactaaaatagtAGATTGAATGAACTCTATGGACCAGTTTTGATAATCAACTGTTAATAGGCGGATCCACACAGAACGAGTCGCCTCGCGAAGCAGCTCGGTCTGTGGCGACGTGCCTCGCCCGAGGCATTACGGCCGCGAGTGCGTATGCTTCGCCCGAGGCATGTCTACACGGAGCGAGCTGCTTTGCGCGGCAATTTCCTAGCGAGGCggctcgttctgtgtggacccgcctattttaGTATTTGGGATATAACAAAAGGATTAATAAAGATATTAAAGTGGTTCAAATTACTGTACCCATACCTTCACAGCACTTTCACATACAAATCTCTGTGTGGAATCAATGCTGGCCTTTGGTAGCCCATCACTGTCAATAGCCTGCCGGGCCGGCAGAAGTGAGCTGACAGCCGTCAGGGCCAGAGCTGCCGGCTTGAATGCCAAGCGAGCACCCCAGCGCACCCAACCTTCTGGCCCGTTGTGCAGGATCTGTTGGTACTTTGTTAGGGGTGCTAGCTCGCCATTGCTGAAATGGTATACAAAAGTTATAGTTAAGTGAATTGACATCATCACTGTGTGGTGGGACCCCTCTTCTCttttacaataaacatttaaaaaaaaaaaacaactgaaTAGGCGGGTCCATTCAGAGCGAGCAGCGTCGCAAGGAAATTTCCTCATATAAGGCTATTTTTATGttaagttaatttatattttattttagattgtTTGTGCTGTAACTTAAGTAGCATTTTAAGGACCTGAAATAAAAGAATCCAATTGCTCTAACTACATTGGCAATGAGGTAACCACACTGAAcaatagtgttggttaagactcaagtTTTTCAAGTCCTCTGCTTTTAAACCCAGATGTTCACAATCCTACTAGTATGTACAAATTGACTccaatgaaattaaaatcattattaaatggaacagagttgcttttgctttgttttgtcaactttaaaataataagattaaattctattttctaataccattgaTTCATTCACATTTGTCTGCTAATTTTTTTGGTATGGTAAGACTTGATTGTGTTTTTAGACTCATATTATTAAGTTGAAACTCAAGTTCTTTTCAACTATTTAGAGAGCCGAATCATTCATAGAGAATTtagtccttttcagagaactctacaaaaaaattcaaaatacattgtcttaatgtattataaatgtaataataataataatccttGGTTAGGAACAACACTATGCAATAACGCTTATTTCTTTACTGCTAATAGTGTTTAGGGAAACCTAAAAAATTGTTGACAGTCTTTATTTGGAGGCTCAACTTCTTTTGAGTTGTGGTTCTGTCAGAACTTAAAAGAGTCAGCAGTTTTTTAGTGCAGACTTGTAAAAACAAATCAAGTGCTTCAAATTTGGACTGAAAAGTGTCAAATTCCTACTAACACCCCAGAGCAAGCCCATCCAAAGCAAATACACACTACATCTGGGCCCACATATAATAATTGACATAAACAAAACCTAAAATGTAGTCATCCTTACTTGTCCTATCATGTAATCAAACACTTCTGGAAGACATTATCACACTTTTCTCTGGAATTACACAATAACCATCACATAAAATTAACCAAATAACCGCAGAAAAATATGAATTCGAATAATATTTCCATCAATAATAGCAGCAACTAATGGATCATCTGACATTATGatgtctagattgtctatgAATCGTATTGTTGGAACGTTACGTTTGTTTACAGACACATAAGGATAAATACATTCTACTTTGCCTACCTTGTTTCTAGGAATTTTAATTATCATACTTTTGAACAAAACATtgtctaaaattttaattacccTCTATACCCAGGTACTATGTTACATAACATATATGATACATAGTACCAATGGAactattttttacatatacacagtcaaaaaaatcatttattgacTCTAATACAAGTTAAGGCCAAGTCAAGATATAGTTTATAATAGATTgcctattttaatttaaccatAATAGCGAAACATAATAGTACAAGGAATGCTATATTTAAAACCATTCTCTATTGCATTTTCTGCAAATGCAAATATTTGGTTATTATGATGAGTATTTGTGCTGTACACTGAGattcataataattcattaaaaatctaattaatataaattaatgaaaatcacCACATATCCAGAAGCAATCAATGAAGATTAATGtggtatattgtttttataaattattattaaacaaagCAAGTAAACCCGTTTTTCTTAATTCATAATGCGAATAAGCGATGACGCAATCGCACATTGTGTTAAGACATAAAACAGATGCTCGGACTAAGAGAAAACCTTACCGGAACATTTCTTCCACCACAATGTCAAGGCAAGCGGGCGTCCGACCCTTCCTCATAAAGGCGCATTTCAAATCTGCCGCAGACACCACTGGGTCCTTTTTCCAGCGGCAATACTGCCTCAGCAGATCAGACCAGAACTTCATCTTCATATCCCAAGACTCAGGGTTTGCAGTTTTCAAACGAAAAGGTGCAAAAAGTGCATTCATGCGCACATCGTCAGACCAGCATTGAGGAAGCTTGTCCTCAGTGATACAGGTGTCTGGTAAACCCATTGTGGGTTTTAATCAACACTCACTGTTTAAATGTGCACAGTTTTCTATAAATATCGCTGATTTAAAACAAAGACAGTTCACAAAGAGacgtcaaaataaaaatacacacagCACGGGAACGACAATCCGCCATGCTTTTTCAAATTTACCACAGGCTATACAGTTATGATATAATGTcagctgtattttttaatggtTGTACTGGATTGTACGCAACTTTTTATTACTTGCTGTACACATTTACAgcacatttacataatataatagttttcataagaatacaaataaatttatagttatataatcaTCTCATCATTTATGATGTGAAAAAATGTTATGTGCACTTCGGAAACTATCCGTGTGTACTTGACCTGTCAGTGTGACGTTTACATTTCTTCGGCAAGCGTTGTCACGTCGCGATTTGCGCGAATTGCTTTAAAATTTGCTTATCTTCTTCAATAACTCTGCAGTAATAAAGTTTCTGGACCTTCAGCAACAATCTTGATGA
This region includes:
- the LOC133531356 gene encoding charged multivesicular body protein 7; this translates as MGLPDTCITEDKLPQCWSDDVRMNALFAPFRLKTANPESWDMKMKFWSDLLRQYCRWKKDPVVSAADLKCAFMRKGRTPACLDIVVEEMFRNGELAPLTKYQQILHNGPEGWVRWGARLAFKPAALALTAVSSLLPARQAIDSDGLPKASIDSTQRFVCESAVKEQATELLENFPNDAERIGTVDELMKICNWQQGRDTFEMLLGYLVSQGAAVKKDEVIKLAEPNKKATPVTETDEALVRLVAAEARLEAEAGKLSRDAAAAEGEARAALQLGNRLAAKNHLRRKHKLQQRIEHTDGALQNVKQLLQQMREVDTTSAIVDTYKVTSQALKRGLREGGLDEDAVHDTMDDLKEVMEQYNEVEKALAGSAEDVDAAELEQELKELLSGPAAPPGGGERREVPVPKTPQAKKSPEPDFVFDGEERVIAELNELSVEDASPRAPRSRVPVPVAEGGGAAPAGNAPKPERKASPKPSQSWYPPSTECLRPDTTWNNNPDRSYDELRLDDRLHPGQPFNIDFTLPAKLYSSDFQVRDHKPHSGVWLYNSRDDNSNNLNNSFGSSTQYTSTDSPGGFQMAPGGERRRSAAAPAPAPPAGWPRGAREPEEDVADIERRLRNLRGFNL